The following coding sequences lie in one Bifidobacterium sp. ESL0690 genomic window:
- a CDS encoding EamA family transporter: MGEGLMIYLATSVAKLAFTQLDPLLAAWYRIGFGAMLMMIWRRPLSQAKRAGLPRTSRDWWIVALAGISVMLMNTLFYLGMSNMDIGIAVSIEFIGPLGVAVLTGHSWRERVGILLAAGGVVLLAGVSFANPAKYPHFMIGLIAILIDGVMWGCYIVFGRMVAKRSNPLDSLALSMFIGWLVQSVFLAVPAIKGVISPKPSATWARGEFGSLKLLGVMLVVSVFASFLPYIIDQVIMRRISSARYSVIQAINPVMALLVGLIIGEIPTPGDLAGVALVIVAVVITFSGQHAPDPETM; this comes from the coding sequence ATGGGCGAAGGCTTGATGATTTACTTGGCCACGTCTGTTGCCAAGCTTGCGTTCACCCAGCTCGACCCGCTGCTTGCAGCCTGGTATCGCATCGGTTTCGGAGCCATGCTCATGATGATCTGGCGTCGACCGCTCTCGCAAGCGAAGCGTGCGGGCCTGCCGCGCACCTCGCGCGATTGGTGGATCGTCGCGCTCGCAGGCATCTCCGTGATGCTGATGAACACGCTGTTTTACCTGGGCATGAGCAACATGGACATCGGCATCGCGGTTTCGATAGAATTCATCGGCCCGCTCGGTGTCGCCGTCCTGACCGGCCACAGCTGGCGCGAACGCGTCGGCATCCTACTTGCAGCGGGCGGCGTGGTGTTGTTGGCTGGCGTATCGTTCGCGAACCCTGCCAAATACCCGCACTTCATGATTGGTCTCATTGCCATTCTTATCGACGGCGTGATGTGGGGCTGCTATATCGTCTTCGGCCGCATGGTCGCCAAGCGTTCCAACCCGCTTGATTCACTGGCATTGAGCATGTTTATCGGTTGGTTGGTGCAGTCCGTTTTCCTTGCCGTTCCGGCGATTAAAGGGGTCATCAGCCCCAAGCCGAGCGCGACGTGGGCGCGCGGCGAATTCGGCTCGTTGAAGTTGCTTGGCGTGATGCTGGTCGTTTCGGTTTTCGCCTCGTTCCTGCCCTATATCATCGACCAGGTCATCATGCGCCGTATCTCTTCCGCGCGCTACTCGGTTATCCAGGCGATCAATCCGGTGATGGCCTTGCTGGTCGGCTTGATTATCGGTGAAATCCCGACACCGGGGGATTTGGCGGGGGTGGCTCTGGTCATTGTCGCTGTAGTGATTACGTTCTCGGGCCAGCACGCCCCTGATCCGGAAACGATGTAA
- a CDS encoding DUF2165 domain-containing protein, producing MFEAKLQRWIKIFVVFMFASFALFVAAGNYMDWGSNYAFIHHVMMMDDLPAANAVTWRAIKAVPIHVIGYCFLIFCETCTCLTGYYGTYKMIRAVNKDEETFAKSKTFGYVMFIIAICIWYGGFSIIGSEWFDMWQSKHWNAQMTAYNIVEHAVLFMIILWLPTTKKIGETAERISKD from the coding sequence ATGTTTGAGGCAAAATTACAGCGATGGATCAAGATTTTCGTGGTCTTCATGTTCGCTTCATTCGCGTTATTCGTGGCTGCAGGCAACTACATGGACTGGGGCTCGAACTATGCGTTCATCCATCACGTCATGATGATGGATGACCTGCCGGCCGCCAATGCCGTGACGTGGCGTGCGATCAAGGCCGTTCCGATCCACGTCATCGGTTACTGCTTCCTGATCTTCTGCGAGACCTGCACCTGCCTGACCGGTTATTACGGCACCTACAAGATGATCCGCGCGGTCAACAAGGATGAGGAAACGTTCGCGAAGTCCAAGACCTTCGGCTATGTCATGTTCATCATCGCCATCTGCATCTGGTACGGCGGCTTCTCCATCATCGGTTCCGAATGGTTCGACATGTGGCAGTCCAAGCACTGGAACGCTCAGATGACCGCGTACAACATCGTCGAGCACGCCGTGCTCTTCATGATCATCCTCTGGCTCCCCACGACCAAGAAGATCGGAGAGACGGCCGAAAGGATCAGCAAGGACTGA
- a CDS encoding DUF1643 domain-containing protein, giving the protein MVETTYINTFHLKSEVVEIKDDKSEIHAYRNQYDIRINRKESAESLMISNQEDNDQGTNTLIFIGLNPSDGGSKKITDPTIESLIQLINGDSSHLDEDNPLRTEIMNCNHLIMVNLFTQITSKSNNLTQKMNEGINHKKVIKDTLNNNPNAIIICGWGAQSSASKYIKIAIDEITPVLKSATNWILCLNGENENDKYTAPSWSPLATGNTELPLQQFKAFAK; this is encoded by the coding sequence ATGGTAGAGACAACATACATCAACACTTTTCATTTAAAATCCGAAGTTGTTGAAATCAAAGACGATAAAAGCGAAATTCATGCATATCGCAATCAATACGATATTCGGATTAATCGCAAAGAATCAGCAGAAAGCCTCATGATCTCAAATCAAGAAGATAACGATCAAGGCACAAATACATTGATTTTCATAGGACTCAATCCAAGTGACGGAGGATCAAAGAAAATTACCGACCCAACCATTGAGTCGTTAATACAGCTCATCAATGGGGATTCAAGCCATCTTGATGAGGACAACCCTCTTAGAACTGAAATTATGAACTGTAATCATCTCATTATGGTAAATTTGTTTACTCAAATAACCTCTAAATCAAATAATCTAACTCAAAAAATGAATGAAGGCATAAATCATAAGAAAGTTATTAAAGACACCTTGAACAATAACCCGAACGCAATAATCATTTGTGGGTGGGGCGCACAAAGTAGTGCCTCAAAATATATTAAAATTGCAATCGATGAGATTACGCCCGTTCTTAAAAGCGCTACAAACTGGATATTATGTCTTAACGGCGAAAATGAAAACGACAAGTACACTGCACCCTCATGGAGTCCACTTGCAACTGGAAACACAGAATTGCCACTTCAACAATTTAAAGCTTTTGCCAAATAA
- a CDS encoding DUF1828 domain-containing protein, with translation MDSWQEVTVPFLDHTGDHFQFYARFKDGALHFDDDGYTLNGLQTSGFNFKGKRAERLTQTARQFGATCENGSIIMKARPEKSGDAMNRYVQALIHIDSLVEVVSRKTTSYFVDDVAEALTQQGIFYTQDINIQGKSLYSHNFNFLFQKSRTLPTTFAQAPSQLDERTMATTTFAWIDVSETHERRGAVLIVFTDDREKAINQTAVTGFAKYGIKVLGFSQIASNARQLIPA, from the coding sequence GTGGATTCGTGGCAGGAGGTCACGGTTCCTTTTCTTGACCATACCGGTGACCATTTCCAGTTCTATGCGCGTTTCAAAGACGGAGCCTTGCATTTTGATGACGACGGCTATACTCTTAATGGTCTTCAAACTTCCGGTTTCAATTTCAAAGGAAAACGAGCGGAACGTTTAACGCAAACGGCAAGACAGTTCGGAGCAACCTGTGAAAACGGCTCCATCATCATGAAGGCGCGTCCAGAGAAGTCCGGGGACGCGATGAATCGGTACGTTCAGGCTTTAATTCACATCGATTCGCTTGTTGAAGTGGTTTCGCGCAAAACCACCTCATATTTCGTTGACGATGTTGCCGAGGCGCTGACGCAACAAGGTATTTTCTATACGCAAGATATCAATATTCAGGGGAAATCGCTCTACTCGCATAACTTTAATTTCCTGTTTCAGAAAAGCAGAACGCTTCCTACAACATTCGCACAGGCTCCGAGTCAGCTTGATGAACGGACGATGGCCACCACTACTTTTGCGTGGATTGATGTTAGCGAAACACATGAACGCAGAGGAGCTGTTCTGATCGTCTTTACAGATGATCGTGAGAAGGCAATAAACCAGACGGCGGTTACCGGCTTTGCTAAGTATGGAATCAAGGTACTCGGCTTTTCTCAAATAGCTAGCAACGCCCGGCAGCTTATTCCTGCCTGA
- a CDS encoding GNAT family N-acetyltransferase, whose translation MRPWKHGDRAEAESLFRYASDPEIGIRCGWMPHHSVEESMNTLDNVFTGDENYAIMLRSEDGDGSPIGAIELKKTEPGDHAGEFVQEAVNSHDLFDGIDESEMERALAHYEGDRVLGYWIGRPFWGQGLMTEALQMMIRHAFVDLGCNAVWGGHYVENPASGKVMEHCGMQTVCRKDGDYFPLIDRTYDAILRVITKEEWERGGDNTDKADN comes from the coding sequence TTGAGGCCTTGGAAACACGGTGACCGTGCCGAAGCGGAATCGCTGTTTCGTTATGCCTCCGACCCCGAAATCGGGATTCGCTGCGGTTGGATGCCACACCACAGCGTCGAGGAAAGCATGAATACGCTCGATAACGTCTTTACCGGCGACGAGAACTACGCCATTATGTTGCGCAGCGAGGACGGCGACGGCAGCCCGATCGGGGCCATCGAGCTCAAGAAAACCGAGCCGGGCGACCACGCCGGCGAATTCGTGCAAGAAGCTGTTAATTCACATGACTTGTTCGACGGCATCGACGAAAGCGAGATGGAACGAGCTCTCGCCCACTACGAGGGCGACCGGGTGCTCGGCTACTGGATCGGGCGGCCATTCTGGGGACAAGGTTTAATGACCGAAGCGCTGCAGATGATGATCCGGCACGCGTTCGTGGACCTTGGGTGCAACGCCGTGTGGGGCGGGCACTACGTCGAAAATCCCGCTTCCGGCAAGGTGATGGAGCACTGTGGCATGCAGACGGTGTGCCGCAAAGACGGCGACTACTTCCCGCTTATCGATCGCACCTACGACGCCATCCTGCGGGTGATTACAAAAGAGGAATGGGAACGCGGCGGAGACAACACGGATAAAGCCGATAACTAG
- a CDS encoding YigZ family protein: MRNAADAPAHDSFIEKKSEFIGDACHIETLDEALAFVQVIRDQNPKARHVAFAAILGAAEGSAKERMSDDGEPSGTAGKPILDVIRMGKLTDCVITVTRYFGGILLGSGGLIRAYSTAASMAVKAADVKRIVPMRHYRIVLEYPWLGRFEQLLAQAGGNEEDKEFTDRVSMRLSVPSVNASDFEVRIREAFNARARLSRL; encoded by the coding sequence ATTAGAAATGCTGCCGACGCGCCCGCGCATGATTCGTTTATCGAGAAGAAATCCGAATTTATAGGTGACGCTTGCCATATCGAGACCTTGGACGAGGCGCTCGCGTTCGTACAAGTCATCCGAGACCAGAACCCGAAGGCGCGTCACGTCGCTTTCGCAGCGATTCTCGGCGCTGCGGAGGGCTCAGCCAAAGAGCGGATGAGCGACGACGGAGAGCCGAGTGGTACGGCTGGCAAGCCGATTCTTGACGTGATTCGCATGGGCAAGCTCACTGATTGCGTCATCACCGTCACCCGCTATTTCGGCGGCATTCTTCTGGGTTCGGGTGGCCTGATTCGTGCCTATTCCACGGCAGCATCCATGGCGGTGAAGGCAGCGGATGTGAAGCGAATCGTGCCGATGCGTCATTATCGAATCGTGCTGGAATACCCGTGGCTTGGCCGTTTCGAGCAGCTGCTCGCACAAGCCGGTGGTAACGAAGAGGACAAAGAATTCACCGACCGTGTTTCGATGCGCCTTTCCGTCCCGTCGGTCAACGCTTCGGATTTCGAAGTGCGCATCCGTGAAGCGTTCAACGCTAGGGCGCGGTTATCGCGTCTCTAG